A single genomic interval of Daucus carota subsp. sativus chromosome 1, DH1 v3.0, whole genome shotgun sequence harbors:
- the LOC135150717 gene encoding ATP-dependent Clp protease proteolytic subunit, whose protein sequence is MPIGVPKVPFRSPGEEDASWVDVYNRLYRERLLFLGQEVDSEISNQLIGLMVYLSIENDTKDLYLFINSPGGWVIPGVAIYDTMQFVRPDVQTICMGLAASMGSFILAGGEITKRLAFPHAWVMIHQPASSFYEAQTGEFILEAEELLKLRETLTRVYVQRTDKPLWVVSEDMERDVFMSATEAQAYGIVDLVAVVE, encoded by the exons aTGCCTATTGGTGTTCCAAAAGTGCCTTTTCGAAGTCCTGGAGAGGAAGATGCATCCTGGGTTGACGTATA CAACCGACTTTATCGAGAAAGATTACTTTTTTTAGGACAAGAGGTTGATAGCGAGATCTCGAACCAACTTATTGGTCTTATGGTATATCTCAGTATCGAGAATGATACCAAAGATCTCTATTTGTTTATAAACTCTCCCGGCGGATGGGTTATCCCTGGAGTGGCTATTTATGATACAATGCAATTTGTGCGACCAGATGTACAGACAATATGCATGGGATTAGCCGCTTCAATGGGATCTTTTATCTTAGCCGGAGGAGAAATTACCAAACGTCTAGCATTCCCTCACGCTTG GGTAATGATTCATCAACCTGCTAGTTCTTTTTATGAGGCACAAACGGGAGAATTTATCCTGGAAGCGGAAGAGCTGCTAAAACTGCGTGAAACCCTAACAAGGGTTTATGTACAAAGAACGGACAAACCCTTATGGGTTGTCTCGGAAGACATGGAAAGAGATGTTTTTATGTCAGCAACAGAAGCCCAAGCTTATGGAATTGTTGATCTTGTAGCGGTGGTTGAGTGA
- the LOC135150687 gene encoding photosystem II CP47 reaction center protein, with the protein MGLPWYRVHTVVLNDPGRLLAVHIMHTALVAGWAGSMALYELAVFDPSDPVLDPMWRQGMFVIPFMTRLGITSSWGGWSITGGATPNPGIWSYEGVAGAHIVFSGLCFLAAIWHWTYWDLAIFCDERTGKPSLDLPKIFGIHLFLAGLACFGFGAFHVTGLYGPGIWVSDPYGLTGKVQSVNPAWGVEGFDPFVPGGIASHHIAAGTLGILAGLFHLSVRPPQRLYKGLRMGNIETVLSSSIAAVFFAAFVVAGTMWYGSATTPIELFGPTRYQWDQGYFQQEIYRRVSAGLAENQSLSEAWSKIPEKLAFYDYIGNNPAKGGLFRAGSMDNGDGIAVGWLGHPIFRDKEGRELFVRRMPTFFETFPVVLVDGDGIVRADVPFRRAESKYSVEQVGVTVEFYGGELNGVSYSDPATVKKYARRAQLGEIFELDRATLKSDGVFRSSPRGWFTFGHASFALLFFFGHIWHGARTLFRDVFAGIDPDLDAQVEFGAFQKLGDPTTRRQTV; encoded by the coding sequence ATGGGTTTGCCTTGGTATCGTGTTCATACCGTTGTCTTGAATGATCCCGGTCGGTTGCTGGCTGTCCATATAATGCATACAGCTCTGGTTGCTGGTTGGGCGGGTTCGATGGCTCTATATGAATTAGCAGTTTTTGATCCTTCTGACCCTGTTCTTGATCCAATGTGGAGACAGGGTATGTTCGTTATACCCTTCATGACCCGTTTAGGAATAACCAGTTCGTGGGGCGGTTGGAGTATCACAGGAGGGGCTACACCGAATCCGGGTATTTGGAGTTACGAGGGTGTGGCCGGGGCACATATTGTGTTTTCTGGCTTGTGCTTCTTGGCAGCTATCTGGCACTGGACGTATTGGGATCTAGCAATCTTTTGTGATGAACGTACAGGAAAACCTTCTTTAGATTTGCCCAAGATCTTTGGAATTCATTTATTTCTCGCGGGGTTAGCTTGctttggttttggtgcatttcATGTAACAGGCTTGTATGGTCCTGGAATATGGGTGTCCGATCCTTATGGACTAACGGGAAAAGTACAATCCGTAAATCCAGCGTGGGGCGTGGAAGGTTTTGATCCTTTTGTTCCGGGAGGAATAGCTTCTCATCATATTGCAGCAGGTACATTGGGCATATTGGCGGGTCTATTCCATCTTAGCGTCCGCCCGCCCCAACGTCTATACAAAGGGTTACGTATGGGCAATATTGAAACTGTACTTTCCAGTAGTATTGCGGCTGTCTTTTTTGCAGCTTTTGTTGTTGCCGGAACTATGTGGTATGGTTCAGCAACTACCCCAATCGAATTATTTGGGCCTACTCGTTATCAATGGGATCAGGGGTACTTCCAGCAAGAGATATATCGAAGAGTTAGTGCTGGGCTAGCCGAaaatcaaagtttatcagaaGCTTGGTctaaaattcctgaaaaattagctttttatgaTTACATCGGCAATAATCCGGCAAAAGGGGGATTATTCAGAGCAGGCTCAATGGATAATGGGGATGGAATAGCGGTTGGATGGTTAGGACATCCTATCTTTAGAGATAAAGAAGGGCGTGAACTTTTTGTACGTCGTATGCCTACCTTTTTTGAAACCTTCCCGGTCGTGTTGGTAGATGGTGACGGAATTGTTAGAGCGGATGTTCCTTTTCGAAGGGCAGAATCGAAGTATAGTGTCGAACAAGTAGGTGTAACTGTTGAGTTCTACGGTGGCGAACTCAACGGAGTCAGTTATAGTGATCCTGCTACTGTGAAAAAATATGCTAGACGCGCTCAATTGGGTGAAATTTTTGAATTAGATCGTGCTACTTTGAAATCCGATGGTGTTTTTCGTAGCAGTCCAAGGGGTTGGTTTACTTTTGGACATGCTTCTTTTGCTTTGCTCTTCTTCTTTGGACATATTTGGCATGGTGCTAGAACCCTGTTCAGAGATGTTTTTGCTGGTATTGACCCAGATTTGGATGCTCAAGTAGAATTTGGAGCATTCCAAAAACTAGGAGATCCTACTACAAGAAGACAGACAGTCTGA
- the LOC135150702 gene encoding LOW QUALITY PROTEIN: cytochrome b6-like (The sequence of the model RefSeq protein was modified relative to this genomic sequence to represent the inferred CDS: inserted 1 base in 1 codon): protein MKVSYTALGGGVXTYLNKVYDWFEERLEIQAIADDITSKYVPPHVNIFYCLGGITLTCFLVQVATGFAMTFYYRPTVTDAFASVQYIMTEANFGWLIRSVHRWSASMMVLMMILHVFRVYLTGGFKKPRELTWVTGVVLAVLTASFGVTGYSLPRDQIGYWAVKIVTGVPEAIPVIGSPLVELLRGSASVGQSTLTRFYSLHTFVLPLLTAVFMLMHFPMIRKQGISGPL, encoded by the exons ATGAAAGTCTCATATACGGCTCTCGGAGGGGGAG CCACCTATCTCAATAAAGTATATGATTGGTTTGAAGAACGTCTCGAGATTCAGGCGATTGCGGATGATATAACTAGTAAATACGTTCCTCCTCATGTCAACATATTTTATTGTCTGGGAGGCATTACGCTTACTTGTTTTTTAGTACAAGTGGCTACGGGGTTTGCTATGACTTTTTACTATCGTCCGACTGTTACGGACGCTTTTGCTTCGGTTCAATACATAATGACTGAAGCTAATTTTGGTTGGTTAATCCGATCAGTTCATCGATGGTCAGCAAGTATGATGGTTCTAATGATGATCTTGCATGTATTTCGGGTTTATCTCACTGGTGGATTTAAAAAGCCTCGTGAGTTAACTTGGGTTACAGGTGTGGTTCTAGCTGTATTGACTGCATCTTTTGGTGTAACTGGTTATTCCTTACCTCGGGACCAAATTGGTTATTGGGCAGTGAAAATTGTAACAGGTGTACCCGAAGCTATTCCTGTAATAGGGTCGCCTTTGGTAGAATTATTGCGTGGAAGTGCTAGTGTGGGACAATCCACTTTGACTCGTTTTTATAGCTTACACACTTTTGTATTGCCGCTTCTTACTGCTGTATTTATGTTAATGCACTTTCCAATGATACGTAAACAAGGCATTTCTGGTCCTTTATAG
- the LOC135150708 gene encoding cytochrome b6-f complex subunit 4 has protein sequence MSGSFGGWIYKNSPIPITKKPDLNDPVLRAKLAKGMGHNYYGEPAWPNDLLYIFPVVILGTIACNVGLAVLEPSMIGEPADPFATPLEILPEWYFFPVFQILRTVPNKLLGVLLMVSVPVGLLTVPFLENVNKFQNPFRRPVATTVFLIGTAVALWLGIGATLPIDKSLTLGLF, from the coding sequence ATGTCCGGTTCCTTCGGGGGATGGATCTATAAGAATTCACCTATCCCAATAACAAAAAAACCTGACTTGAATGATCCTGTATTAAGAGCTAAATTAGCTAAAGGTATGGGTCATAATTATTACGGAGAGCCCGCTTGGCCCAatgatcttttatatatttttccagTAGTAATTCTAGGAACTATTGCATGTAACGTAGGTTTAGCGGTTCTAGAACCATCAATGATTGGTGAACCAGCAGATCCATTTGCAACCCCTTTGGAAATATTACCCGAATGGTATTTCTTTCCCGTATTTCAAATACTTCGTACAGTACCCAATAAATTATTGGGTGTCCTTTTAATGGTTTCAGTACCTGTGGGATTATTAACAGTACCTTTTTTGGAGAATGTTAATAAATTCCAAAACCCATTTCGTCGTCCAGTAGCGACAACCGTCTTTTTGATTGGTACCGCAGTGGCCCTTTGGTTGGGTATTGGTGCAACATTACCTATTGATAAATCCCTAACTTTAggtcttttttaa
- the LOC135150693 gene encoding DNA-directed RNA polymerase subunit alpha, which translates to MVREKVTVSTRTLQWKCVESKADNKRLYYGRFILSPLMKGQADTIGISMRRALLGEIEGTCITRAKSEKIPHEYSTLVGIQESVHDILMNLKEIVLRSNLYGTCDASICVRGPGYVTAQDIILPPYVEVVDNTQHIASLTEPIELCIGLQIERNRGYLIKTPNNNSKDGSYPIDAVFMPVRNANHSIHSYGNGNDKQEILFLEIWTNGSLTPKEALHEASRNLIDLFIPFLHTEEENLHLANNQHMVPLPPFTFHDKLDKLRKNKKKRALKSIFIDQSELPPRIYNCLKRSNIYTLLDLLNNSQEDLMKIEHFRIKDVKQILGILEKNFSINLGKRPKMGFESLAQLIDSKSG; encoded by the coding sequence atggtTCGAGAGAAAGTAACAGTATCTACTCGGACACTACAGTGGAAGTGTGTTGAATCAAAAGCAGACAATAAACGTCTTTATTATGGACGCTTTATTCTGTCTCCACTTATGAAAGGTCAAGCTGACACAATAGGCATCTCGATGCGCAGAGCTTTGCTTGGAGAAATAGAAGGAACATGTATCACACGTGCAAAATCTGAGAAAATACCACACGAGTATTCTACCCTAGTGGGTATTCAAGAATCGGTACAtgacattttaatgaatttgaaagaaattgtATTGAGAAGTAATCTATACGGAACTTGCGACGCGTCTATTTGTGTCAGGGGTCCTGGATATGTAACTGCTCAAGATATAATCTTACCGCCTTATGTAGAAGTCGTTGACAATACACAGCATATAGCTAGCTTGACGGAACCCATTGAATTGTGTATTGGATTACAAATAGAGAGGAATCGCGGATATCTTATAAAAACGCCAAATAATAACTCTAAAGACGGAAGTTATCCTATAGATGCTGTATTCATGCCTGTTCGAAACGCGAATCATAGTATTCATTCTTATGGGAATGGGAATGATAAACAAGAAATACTCTTTCTTGAAATATGGACAAATGGAAGTTTAACTCCTAAAGAAGCACTTCATGAAGCCTCCCGGAATTTGATTGATTTATTTATTCCTTTTTTACACACGGAAGAAGAAAACTTACATTTAGCGAACAATCAACACATGGTCCCTTTACCCCCTTTTACCTTTCATGATAAATTGGATAAactaagaaaaaacaaaaaaaaaagagcattGAAATCGATTTTTATTGACCAATCAGAACTACCTCCCAGGATCTATAATTGCCTTAAAAGGtccaatatatatacattattggACCTTTTGAATAACAGTCAAGAAGACCTTATGAAAATTGAACATTTTCGCATAAAGGATGTAAAACAGATATTGGGCATTCTAGAAAAGAATTTCTCAATTAATTTAGGGAAAAGGCCGAAAATGGGTTTTGAATCTTTAGCACAACTCATAGATTCGAAATCGGGATAA
- the LOC135151709 gene encoding large ribosomal subunit protein uL2cy-like produces the protein MAIHLYKTSTPSTRNRTVDSRVKSNPRNNLIYGQHRCGKGRNARGIITAGHRGGGHKRLYRKIDFRRNEKDIYGRIVTIEYDPNRNAYICLIHYGDGEKRYILHPRGAIIGDTIVSGTEVPIKMGNALPLSAISSTSRKPYALEEACTVWEGVLIDQKEESTSTDMPLGTAIHNIEITRGRGGQLARAAGAVAKLIAKEGKSATLKLPSGEALEPAWITSRQIEAGRRAMTRNARRGGKIWTLLNVADNSGARELMCIRIIGASNRRYAHIGDVIVAVIKEAVPNMPLARSEVVRAVIVRTCKELKRDNGMIIRYDDNAAVVIDQEGNPKGTRIFGAIARELRQLNFTKIVSLAPEVL, from the exons ATGGCGATACATTTATACAAAACTTCTACCCCGAGCACACGCAATCGAACCGTAGACAGTCGAGTGAAATCCAATCCACGAAATAATTTGATCTATGGACAGCATCGTTGTGGGAAAGGTCGTAATGCCAGAGGAATCATTACCGCAGGGCATAGAGGGGGAGGTCATAAGCGTCTATACCGTAAAATAGATTTTCGACGGAATGAAAAAGACATATATGGTAGAATCGTAACCATAGAATACGACCCTAATCGAAATGCATACATCTGTCTCATACACTATGGGGATGGTGAGAAGAGATATATTTTACATCCCAGAGGGGCTATAATTGGAGATACCATTGTTTCTGGTACAGAAGTTCCTATAAAAATGGGAAATGCCCTACCTTTGAGTGCG ATATCATCTACATCCAGAAAGCCGTATGCTTTGGAAGAAGCTTGTACAGTTTGGGAAGGGGTTTTGATTGATCAAAAAGAAGAATCTACTTCAACCGATATGCCCTTAGGCACGGCCATACATAACATAGAAATCACACGTGGAAGGGGTGGACAATTAGCTAGAGCAGCGGGTGCTGTAGCGAAACTGATTGCAAAAGAGGGGAAATCGGCCACATTAAAATTACCTTCTGGGGAG GCACTTGAACCCGCTTGGATCACGTCTAGACAAATAGAAGCAGGTAGACGGGCAATGACACGAAATGCACGTCGCGGTGGAAAAATTTGG ACCCTTTTGAATGTAGCAGATAACAGCGGGGCTCGAGAATTGATGTGTATTCGAATCATAGGAGCTAGCAATCGTCGATATGCTCATATCGGTGACGTTATTGTTGCTGTGATCAAAGAAGCAGTGCCAAATATGCCCCTAGCAAGATCAGAGGTGGTCAGAGCTGTAATTGTACGTACTTGTAAAGAACTCAAACGTGATAACGGTATGATAATACGATATGATGACAATGCTGCGGTTGTCATTGACCAAGAAGGAAACCCCAAAGGAACTCGAATTTTTGGTGCAATTGCCCGTGAATTGAGACAGttaaattttactaaaatagtTTCATTAGCTCCGGAGGTATTGTAA